Proteins encoded together in one Quercus lobata isolate SW786 chromosome 3, ValleyOak3.0 Primary Assembly, whole genome shotgun sequence window:
- the LOC115981153 gene encoding NAC domain-containing protein 82-like produces MSVGFRFDPKDEDLINILNNKVDGTEHRRLNHCVVNDCEVYGKIPPWEIYDSHSYYHLHTFQRKLYVFTNLKTTGNRVCRAASCGTWLEKSKPKRIHDSKGDLIGIDRMLSFKAKDVGSGKFNKTNWIMHEFSLAGKTAVQGSARLNKVLCVIYKQNKGSVCEEDYGTTAMMSLDEHRKIWLEIPSCEKFVAWNIADQQNKGSVCEEAKGRGFKRCFYSAAAAAEEASSFNTTAVISHEQVDAHAQEHKRLRLEPEMPSLDAGADDDEFAGWTTDLPSPDETLSQIFSDLPPMVEVCHQSKSDLALDADIDKELDAWMANLPPLDEALSQIFSDLPPMVEVCHQSKSDHVLDANIDEDFDAWIANLTPPDEALTQIFSDLLPLVEVCSQSKSDPVANADTDE; encoded by the coding sequence ATGAGTGTGGGTTTTAGATTTGATCCTAAGGACGAGGATTTGATAAACATTTTGAATAACAAGGTAGACGGCACAGAACACCGTCGCCTAAATCATTGTGTTGTCAATGATTGTGAGGTATACGGCAAAATTCCTCCATGGGAAATATATGATTCTCATTCGTACTATCATTTACACACCTTCCAACGCAAGCTTTACGTCTTCACCAACCTCAAAACAACCGGCAATCGTGTGTGCAGGGCTGCCTCTTGTGGAACCTGGCTTGAAAAAAGCAAGCCCAAAAGAATCCATGATTCTAAGGGCGATCTTATTGGGATCGACAGGATGCTCTCTTTTAAGGCCAAGGATGTTGGTTCGGGAAAATTCAACAAGACTAATTGGATAATGCATGAGTTCTCCCTTGCTGGCAAAACAGCAGTTCAAGGATCTGCAAGACTCAACAAAGTCCTCTGCgtcatttataaacaaaataaagggtCGGTTTGTGAGGAGGACTACGGAACAACTGCTATGATGTCACTTGATGAACATAGAAAAATATGGCTTGAAATCccaagttgtgaaaaatttgtTGCATGGAATATTGCTGATCAACAAAATAAAGGTTCAGTTTGTGAGGAGGCCAAAGGAAGAGGGTTCAAAAGATGTTTTTAttctgctgctgctgctgctgaagAGGCATCAAGCTTCAATACAACTGCTGTGATATCACATGAACAAGTAGATGCCCACGCCCAAGAACACAAAAGGCTGCGCCTTGAGCCTGAGATGCCAAGTTTGGATGCTGGTGCTGATGATGACGAGTTTGCTGGATGGACTACTGATCTCCCATCCCCAGATGAAACATTGAGTCAAATATTTTCTGATCTACCACCCATGGTTGAagtatgtcatcaatcaaaatcTGACCTTGCTCTTGATGCTGACATTGATAAAGAGCTTGATGCATGGATGGCTAATCTCCCACCCCTAGACGAAGCATTGAGTCAAATATTTTCTGATCTACCACCCATGGTTGAagtatgtcatcaatcaaaatcTGACCATGTTCTTGATGCTAACATTGATGAAGATTTTGATGCATGGATTGCTAATCTCACACCCCCAGATGAAGCATTGACTCAAATATTTTCTGATCTACTGCCCCTGGTTGAAGTATGCAGTCAATCCAAATCTGACCCTGTTGCTAATGCTGATACTGATGAATAA
- the LOC115979143 gene encoding 60S ribosomal protein L27a-3-like: MATRFKKNRKKRGHVSAGHGRIGKHRKHPGGRGNAGGMHHHRILFDKYHPGFFGKVGMRYFHKLRNKFYCPIVNVDKLWSLLPNEVKDKASNDSAPVIDVTQFGYFKVLGKGVLPENKPVVVKAKLISKIAEKKIKEAGGAVVLTA, from the coding sequence ATGGCGACACGTTTCAAGAAGAACAGGAAGAAGCGCGGACACGTGAGCGCCGGACACGGCCGTATCGGCAAGCACAGGAAGCATCCTGGAGGTCGCGGAAACGCCGGAGGCATGCACCACCACCGGATCTTGTTCGACAAGTACCATCCTGGGTTCTTCGGCAAAGTCGGTATGCGCTATTTCCATAAGCTTCGCAACAAGTTCTATTGCCCAATCGTTAACGTCGACAAGCTCTGGTCTCTCCTCCCCAACGAGGTCAAGGACAAGGCCTCCAACGACAGCGCTCCTGTGATCGATGTCACTCAGTTCGGGTACTTCAAGGTTTTGGGCAAGGGTGTTCTTCCCGAGAACAAGCCTGTCGTTGTTAAAGCCAAGCTCATCTCGAAGATCGCAGAGAAGAAGATCAAGGAGGCTGGTGGTGCTGTGGTACTCACTGCTTAG